TCGTCATCAGACAGCGTCGTACCGGCGTGGAACACCTTCGCGCCCTCCATCTGCTCCAGCGGCAGACCGTGGATCTCATCCCCGGTGTTGTAATTGCCCGGGTAACCACCTGCAGCAATCACTACGCCCAGCGATGCACGCTCGTCCCACTCGGAGGTTTTCTGGTCCAGCTTGCCTTCGCAGGCCGCCAGGCACAGATCCACCAGATCGGATTTCATGCGCAGCATGATGGGCTGGGTTTCCGGATCGCCAAAGCGGCAGTTGAATTCGATTACCTTCGGATTACCCTGCTTGTCGATCATCAGACCCGCATACAGGAAACCGGTGTAGGTATTACCTTCCGCGGCCATGCCTTTCACCGTTGGCCAGATGATGCGATCCATGGTGCGCTGGTGAACTTCATCCGTCACCACCGGTGCAGGGGAGTAGGCACCCATCCCGCCAGTATTCGGGCCGGTGTCCGCATCGCCCACGCGCTTGTGGTCCTGGCTGGTGGCCATCGGCAGAACGTGCTCGCCGTCGACCATCACGATAAAGCTCGCCTCTTCACCGTCGAGGAACTCTTCGATCACGATGCGGTGGCCCGCGTCGCCAAAGGCGTTACCGGCCAGCATATCCTGAACCGCGGCTTCCGCCTCTTCGAGCGTCATCGCCACGATCACGCCTTTCCCGGCGGCCAGACCGTCGGCCTTAATGACAATCGGGGCGCCTTTTTCACGCAGGTAAGCCAGAGCGGGCTCCACCTCGGTGAAGTTCTGGTATTCCGCGGTCGGGATGTTATGACGCGCAAGGAAATCTTTGGTAAAGGCTTTAGATCCTTCCAGCTGGGCGGCACCTTCGGTCGGGCCGAAGATGGTCAGGCCTGCCGCGCGGAACGCGTCCACCACGCCAATCACCAGCGGGGCTTCCGGGCCCACAATCGTCAGATCGATTTTCTCGCTCTGGGCAAAATTCAGCAGGGCCGGGATATCGGTCACGCCGATAGCCACGTTCTGCAGCGCGGGCTCCAGTGCCGTACCGGCGTTGCCCGGTGCCACGAAGACCGTTTTCACCTGCGGAGACTGCGCCGCTTTCCAGGCCAGCGCGTGCTCGCGCCCGCC
The window above is part of the Leclercia sp. AS011 genome. Proteins encoded here:
- the purD gene encoding phosphoribosylamine--glycine ligase; this translates as MKVLVIGNGGREHALAWKAAQSPQVKTVFVAPGNAGTALEPALQNVAIGVTDIPALLNFAQSEKIDLTIVGPEAPLVIGVVDAFRAAGLTIFGPTEGAAQLEGSKAFTKDFLARHNIPTAEYQNFTEVEPALAYLREKGAPIVIKADGLAAGKGVIVAMTLEEAEAAVQDMLAGNAFGDAGHRIVIEEFLDGEEASFIVMVDGEHVLPMATSQDHKRVGDADTGPNTGGMGAYSPAPVVTDEVHQRTMDRIIWPTVKGMAAEGNTYTGFLYAGLMIDKQGNPKVIEFNCRFGDPETQPIMLRMKSDLVDLCLAACEGKLDQKTSEWDERASLGVVIAAGGYPGNYNTGDEIHGLPLEQMEGAKVFHAGTTLSDDDRVLTNGGRVLCATALGHTVAQAQQRAYALMKDIRWNGSFSRQDIGYRAIAREQGE